The Anoplolepis gracilipes chromosome 14, ASM4749672v1, whole genome shotgun sequence genome includes a window with the following:
- the Dysf gene encoding uncharacterized protein Dysf isoform X1, translating to MFNRIDASKSTKGASKLRRDLINAEIANLRDLLPLPPSTRQRLSQLQLMALVCVFLRKANYFQQALKNYPSESSNIPTPNIGFSKAMSGFIMMMTQQGKLLYISENAADYLGHSMEDLLIHGDSVYDVIDKQDHVIVQNQLSRNSPIPSDRRLFLCRINVSRNSRRQLRFGDQKVVLVEGHFLPFVPVCNRNEFVFLASCTPVVLPETRESIVQGATNIFTTIHSMDMKYLHIDKTAESHLEYTRAELLNVSWYNLLHWDSIRTAYCKHQTVIQSDQERSTTALLKLQSRSGRWFWVHCVLQVKDTSDECQHPIIVCTNQVLTDKEAEVMRSSSWLYQYSSQTKFTYGLCPGGQGRGIAYPSSGQAVNQTQEYIRTYSNDTDAQHSPSLHPDRSETESHMAPKNTQSMDYPGRRLLRDDTEPVDMSISSAEQHEGRSVQPVVADHHHQQQHTLDDPVRYHKQYHKSSLHLAGYRAKFVQCHGGQYVGGGCADMLSMPGTKYYLTDLDRDYCCGSERSGGLHGKRPPTKALIAPPTSSLTAESTAPPPPDTVSLENWGASPAWSDALQRVPDMVHQELSPYITTPTTPVNTPDSDTLGHSEAPIFNFDWAGTEQHVPNLKITFHRGSVTTTTANHPVVQPRKSHQDTVQPITLQLPRRKGQSAENDSKDFSK from the exons ATGTTCAATCG GATAGATGCGAGCAAGTCTACGAAAGGCGCCAGCAAACTACGAAGAGACCTGATAAACGCCGAAATTGCGAATCTACGTGACTTGCTGCCGTTGCCGCCCTCGACACGCCAGAGGCTTTCCCAGCTGCAGCTTATGGCCTTGGTCTGCGTGTTCCTGCGAAAAGCCAATTACTTTCAGCAAG cgCTGAAAAACTACCCGTCCGAGTCCTCGAATATTCCAACACCCAACATAGGGTTTTCAAAA GCGATGTCTGGCTTTATTATGATGATGACACAGCAGggaaaattattgtacatatcaGAAAATGCAGCGGATTATCTCGGGCATTCCATG GAGGATTTACTCATCCACGGGGACAGCGTGTACGACGTGATCGACAAGCAGGATCATGTAATTGTGCAAAAtcaattatcgagaaatagTCCGATTCCAAGTGACAGAAGGCTGTTTCTTTGTCGAATCAACGTGTCGAGAAATTCTCGCAGGCAGCTACGGTTCGGCGATCAAAAG GTAGTCCTCGTAGAGGGCCACTTCCTGCCGTTCGTGCCCGTTTGTAATCGCAACGAGTTCGTCTTTCTAGCTTCTTGTACTCCGGTAGTCTTGCCGGAGACTCGAGAGAGCATCGTTCAGGGCGCGACCAATATTTTTACCACGATTCACTCGATGGACATGAAGTACCTGCACATCGATAAAAC CGCGGAAAGCCATCTGGAGTACACTCGCGCTGAGTTGCTCAACGTTTCCTGGTATAATCTACTTCATTGGGACTCTATAAGAACCGCATACTGCAAACATCAAACCG TTATTCAGTCCGATCAAGAGCGGTCTACTACTGCTCTGCTGAAGTTGCAGAGCCGTTCTGGGAGGTGGTTCTGGGTACATTGCGTGCTGCAGGTCAAGGATACCTCAGATGAATGTCAGCATCCTATTATCGTTTGCACAAATCAAGTCCTCAC tGACAAGGAAGCGGAAGTAATGCGCTCTAGTTCGTGGCTGTATCAGTATTCCTCTCAGACGAAATTTACCTATGGACTCTGTCCCGGCGGTCAAGGTCGCGGCATCGCGTATCCTTCCTCAGGACAAGCTGTCAATCAAACTCAAGAATACATTCGGACGTATTCCAACGATACCGATGCTCAGCACTCGCCGTCTCTTCATCCGGATCGGTCCGAAACGGAATCGCACATGGCTCCGAAGAACACACAGTCGATGGATTATCCCGGCAGGCGACTTTTGCGAGACGATACGGAACCGGTGGATATGTCGATAAGTAGCGCGGAGCAGCACGAGGGTAGGAGCGTGCAACCTGTGGTCGCTGATCATCATCATCAGCAACAGCACACTCTGGACGATCCGGTCAGGTACCACAAGCAGTATCACAAGAGCTCGCTGCATCTAGCCGGCTATCGAGCCAAGTTTGTGCAGTGCCACGGCGGGCAATACGTCGGTGGCGGCTGCGCGGACATGCTGTCGATGCCTGGTACCAAGTATTATCTTACCGACCTCGACCGGGATTATTGTTGCGGCTCAGAACGCAGCGGCGGCCTACACGGCAAGCGTCCGCCGACAAAGGCGCTGATTGCGCCGCCGACGTCGTCATTGACGGCTGAGTCGACGGCGCCGCCGCCACCGGACACCGTCTCCCTGGAGAACTGGGGCGCCAGCCCAGCCTGGTCGGACGCGCTGCAGAGGGTGCCGGATATGGTGCATCAGGAACTTAGCCCATATATCACCACGCCAACCACGCCGGTCAACACGCCCGATTCCGACACCCTCGGCCACTCGGAGGCGCCTATCTTCAATTTCGATTGGGCCGGCACCGAGCAGCACGTACCCAACCTGAAGATCACCTTCCACCGCGGCAGCGTCACAACCACCACCGCCAACCATCCCGTTGTCCAACCTAGGAAGTCGCATCAGGATACGGTGCAACCCATCACGCTACAGTTACCACGTAGGAAGGGACAATCCGCGGAGAACGATAGCAAAGACTTCTCGAAATAA
- the Dysf gene encoding uncharacterized protein Dysf isoform X3 codes for MSGFIMMMTQQGKLLYISENAADYLGHSMEDLLIHGDSVYDVIDKQDHVIVQNQLSRNSPIPSDRRLFLCRINVSRNSRRQLRFGDQKVVLVEGHFLPFVPVCNRNEFVFLASCTPVVLPETRESIVQGATNIFTTIHSMDMKYLHIDKTAESHLEYTRAELLNVSWYNLLHWDSIRTAYCKHQTVIQSDQERSTTALLKLQSRSGRWFWVHCVLQVKDTSDECQHPIIVCTNQVLTDKEAEVMRSSSWLYQYSSQTKFTYGLCPGGQGRGIAYPSSGQAVNQTQEYIRTYSNDTDAQHSPSLHPDRSETESHMAPKNTQSMDYPGRRLLRDDTEPVDMSISSAEQHEGRSVQPVVADHHHQQQHTLDDPVRYHKQYHKSSLHLAGYRAKFVQCHGGQYVGGGCADMLSMPGTKYYLTDLDRDYCCGSERSGGLHGKRPPTKALIAPPTSSLTAESTAPPPPDTVSLENWGASPAWSDALQRVPDMVHQELSPYITTPTTPVNTPDSDTLGHSEAPIFNFDWAGTEQHVPNLKITFHRGSVTTTTANHPVVQPRKSHQDTVQPITLQLPRRKGQSAENDSKDFSK; via the exons ATGTCTGGCTTTATTATGATGATGACACAGCAGggaaaattattgtacatatcaGAAAATGCAGCGGATTATCTCGGGCATTCCATG GAGGATTTACTCATCCACGGGGACAGCGTGTACGACGTGATCGACAAGCAGGATCATGTAATTGTGCAAAAtcaattatcgagaaatagTCCGATTCCAAGTGACAGAAGGCTGTTTCTTTGTCGAATCAACGTGTCGAGAAATTCTCGCAGGCAGCTACGGTTCGGCGATCAAAAG GTAGTCCTCGTAGAGGGCCACTTCCTGCCGTTCGTGCCCGTTTGTAATCGCAACGAGTTCGTCTTTCTAGCTTCTTGTACTCCGGTAGTCTTGCCGGAGACTCGAGAGAGCATCGTTCAGGGCGCGACCAATATTTTTACCACGATTCACTCGATGGACATGAAGTACCTGCACATCGATAAAAC CGCGGAAAGCCATCTGGAGTACACTCGCGCTGAGTTGCTCAACGTTTCCTGGTATAATCTACTTCATTGGGACTCTATAAGAACCGCATACTGCAAACATCAAACCG TTATTCAGTCCGATCAAGAGCGGTCTACTACTGCTCTGCTGAAGTTGCAGAGCCGTTCTGGGAGGTGGTTCTGGGTACATTGCGTGCTGCAGGTCAAGGATACCTCAGATGAATGTCAGCATCCTATTATCGTTTGCACAAATCAAGTCCTCAC tGACAAGGAAGCGGAAGTAATGCGCTCTAGTTCGTGGCTGTATCAGTATTCCTCTCAGACGAAATTTACCTATGGACTCTGTCCCGGCGGTCAAGGTCGCGGCATCGCGTATCCTTCCTCAGGACAAGCTGTCAATCAAACTCAAGAATACATTCGGACGTATTCCAACGATACCGATGCTCAGCACTCGCCGTCTCTTCATCCGGATCGGTCCGAAACGGAATCGCACATGGCTCCGAAGAACACACAGTCGATGGATTATCCCGGCAGGCGACTTTTGCGAGACGATACGGAACCGGTGGATATGTCGATAAGTAGCGCGGAGCAGCACGAGGGTAGGAGCGTGCAACCTGTGGTCGCTGATCATCATCATCAGCAACAGCACACTCTGGACGATCCGGTCAGGTACCACAAGCAGTATCACAAGAGCTCGCTGCATCTAGCCGGCTATCGAGCCAAGTTTGTGCAGTGCCACGGCGGGCAATACGTCGGTGGCGGCTGCGCGGACATGCTGTCGATGCCTGGTACCAAGTATTATCTTACCGACCTCGACCGGGATTATTGTTGCGGCTCAGAACGCAGCGGCGGCCTACACGGCAAGCGTCCGCCGACAAAGGCGCTGATTGCGCCGCCGACGTCGTCATTGACGGCTGAGTCGACGGCGCCGCCGCCACCGGACACCGTCTCCCTGGAGAACTGGGGCGCCAGCCCAGCCTGGTCGGACGCGCTGCAGAGGGTGCCGGATATGGTGCATCAGGAACTTAGCCCATATATCACCACGCCAACCACGCCGGTCAACACGCCCGATTCCGACACCCTCGGCCACTCGGAGGCGCCTATCTTCAATTTCGATTGGGCCGGCACCGAGCAGCACGTACCCAACCTGAAGATCACCTTCCACCGCGGCAGCGTCACAACCACCACCGCCAACCATCCCGTTGTCCAACCTAGGAAGTCGCATCAGGATACGGTGCAACCCATCACGCTACAGTTACCACGTAGGAAGGGACAATCCGCGGAGAACGATAGCAAAGACTTCTCGAAATAA
- the Dysf gene encoding uncharacterized protein Dysf isoform X2 → MALVCVFLRKANYFQQALKNYPSESSNIPTPNIGFSKAMSGFIMMMTQQGKLLYISENAADYLGHSMEDLLIHGDSVYDVIDKQDHVIVQNQLSRNSPIPSDRRLFLCRINVSRNSRRQLRFGDQKVVLVEGHFLPFVPVCNRNEFVFLASCTPVVLPETRESIVQGATNIFTTIHSMDMKYLHIDKTAESHLEYTRAELLNVSWYNLLHWDSIRTAYCKHQTVIQSDQERSTTALLKLQSRSGRWFWVHCVLQVKDTSDECQHPIIVCTNQVLTDKEAEVMRSSSWLYQYSSQTKFTYGLCPGGQGRGIAYPSSGQAVNQTQEYIRTYSNDTDAQHSPSLHPDRSETESHMAPKNTQSMDYPGRRLLRDDTEPVDMSISSAEQHEGRSVQPVVADHHHQQQHTLDDPVRYHKQYHKSSLHLAGYRAKFVQCHGGQYVGGGCADMLSMPGTKYYLTDLDRDYCCGSERSGGLHGKRPPTKALIAPPTSSLTAESTAPPPPDTVSLENWGASPAWSDALQRVPDMVHQELSPYITTPTTPVNTPDSDTLGHSEAPIFNFDWAGTEQHVPNLKITFHRGSVTTTTANHPVVQPRKSHQDTVQPITLQLPRRKGQSAENDSKDFSK, encoded by the exons ATGGCCTTGGTCTGCGTGTTCCTGCGAAAAGCCAATTACTTTCAGCAAG cgCTGAAAAACTACCCGTCCGAGTCCTCGAATATTCCAACACCCAACATAGGGTTTTCAAAA GCGATGTCTGGCTTTATTATGATGATGACACAGCAGggaaaattattgtacatatcaGAAAATGCAGCGGATTATCTCGGGCATTCCATG GAGGATTTACTCATCCACGGGGACAGCGTGTACGACGTGATCGACAAGCAGGATCATGTAATTGTGCAAAAtcaattatcgagaaatagTCCGATTCCAAGTGACAGAAGGCTGTTTCTTTGTCGAATCAACGTGTCGAGAAATTCTCGCAGGCAGCTACGGTTCGGCGATCAAAAG GTAGTCCTCGTAGAGGGCCACTTCCTGCCGTTCGTGCCCGTTTGTAATCGCAACGAGTTCGTCTTTCTAGCTTCTTGTACTCCGGTAGTCTTGCCGGAGACTCGAGAGAGCATCGTTCAGGGCGCGACCAATATTTTTACCACGATTCACTCGATGGACATGAAGTACCTGCACATCGATAAAAC CGCGGAAAGCCATCTGGAGTACACTCGCGCTGAGTTGCTCAACGTTTCCTGGTATAATCTACTTCATTGGGACTCTATAAGAACCGCATACTGCAAACATCAAACCG TTATTCAGTCCGATCAAGAGCGGTCTACTACTGCTCTGCTGAAGTTGCAGAGCCGTTCTGGGAGGTGGTTCTGGGTACATTGCGTGCTGCAGGTCAAGGATACCTCAGATGAATGTCAGCATCCTATTATCGTTTGCACAAATCAAGTCCTCAC tGACAAGGAAGCGGAAGTAATGCGCTCTAGTTCGTGGCTGTATCAGTATTCCTCTCAGACGAAATTTACCTATGGACTCTGTCCCGGCGGTCAAGGTCGCGGCATCGCGTATCCTTCCTCAGGACAAGCTGTCAATCAAACTCAAGAATACATTCGGACGTATTCCAACGATACCGATGCTCAGCACTCGCCGTCTCTTCATCCGGATCGGTCCGAAACGGAATCGCACATGGCTCCGAAGAACACACAGTCGATGGATTATCCCGGCAGGCGACTTTTGCGAGACGATACGGAACCGGTGGATATGTCGATAAGTAGCGCGGAGCAGCACGAGGGTAGGAGCGTGCAACCTGTGGTCGCTGATCATCATCATCAGCAACAGCACACTCTGGACGATCCGGTCAGGTACCACAAGCAGTATCACAAGAGCTCGCTGCATCTAGCCGGCTATCGAGCCAAGTTTGTGCAGTGCCACGGCGGGCAATACGTCGGTGGCGGCTGCGCGGACATGCTGTCGATGCCTGGTACCAAGTATTATCTTACCGACCTCGACCGGGATTATTGTTGCGGCTCAGAACGCAGCGGCGGCCTACACGGCAAGCGTCCGCCGACAAAGGCGCTGATTGCGCCGCCGACGTCGTCATTGACGGCTGAGTCGACGGCGCCGCCGCCACCGGACACCGTCTCCCTGGAGAACTGGGGCGCCAGCCCAGCCTGGTCGGACGCGCTGCAGAGGGTGCCGGATATGGTGCATCAGGAACTTAGCCCATATATCACCACGCCAACCACGCCGGTCAACACGCCCGATTCCGACACCCTCGGCCACTCGGAGGCGCCTATCTTCAATTTCGATTGGGCCGGCACCGAGCAGCACGTACCCAACCTGAAGATCACCTTCCACCGCGGCAGCGTCACAACCACCACCGCCAACCATCCCGTTGTCCAACCTAGGAAGTCGCATCAGGATACGGTGCAACCCATCACGCTACAGTTACCACGTAGGAAGGGACAATCCGCGGAGAACGATAGCAAAGACTTCTCGAAATAA
- the Machr-a gene encoding muscarinic acetylcholine receptor DM1 isoform X1 — translation MNVTPLVEILGNDSYNNASNNASNNGLDCGGEPHQYAIWERVMIVVIAVLLSLTTVVGNIMVMISFKIDKQLQTISNYFLFSLAVADFAIGLISMPLFTLYTVLGYWPLGPHVCDTWLALDYLASNASVLNLLIISFDRYFSVTRPLTYRAKRTTVKAAFMIGSAWGISLLLWPPWIYAWPYIEGTRTVPKKACYIQFIETNHYITFGTAIAAFYVPVMIMIILYWRIWKETKKRQKDLPNLQAGKQDASKRSNSRCDEPLDMEDSKRQRSESSTGEDVSHATHIAVSYIDKHYPQYKSHRPFSWTWLKMWCIAWWHSGREDEDDDEDVAGPESSRTGIDPDTLTPISAETPLPSTVSQCPSLSAIQATGIALDKAAAQHEYKRPMRPSDLKTISSDSVYTILIKLPSNGGKFSEGPSIKMIHDESMSIQLHSMMEDSEDDGGGGGGSGSGSGGLTVTGGLTVAGAGKVFRLGGGPSPSTAVMRRPSQMPDIRIPLNAKNIPKTLTTGKGILSKQPNKKKKKLQEKKADRKAAKTLSAILLAFIITWTPYNILVLLKSITQCAWYIPQELWDICYYLCYINSTVNPMCYALCNAAFRRTYVRILKCKWHSRNRGTAVDRG, via the exons ATGAACGTTACTCCGCTGGTGGAGATACTCGGCAATGACAGCTACAACAACGCGAGCAACAACGCGAGCAACAACGGTCTCGACTGCGGCGGTGAACCTCACCAATACGCGATATGGGAGCGTGTGATGATAGTGGTGATCGCCGTCCTCCTCAGTCTCACCACGGTCGTCGGCAACATAATGGTCATGATATCGTTCAAGATCGACAAACAGCTGCAGACCATCTCCAACTACTTCCTCTTCAGCCTGGCGGTGGCCGACTTTGCGATCGGCCTAATCTCCATGCCCCTCTTCACGCTGTACACGGTGCTCGGTTACTGGCCGCTCGGGCCCCACGTGTGCGACACGTGGCTTGCTCTCGATTATCTCGCGAGCAACGCGTCGGTCCTTAATCTGCTCATCATCAGCTTCGACAGATACTTCTCCGTCACTCGCCCGCTCACCTATCGGGCCAAGAGAACGACTGTCAAAGCCGCTTTCATGATCG GATCCGCCTGGGGTATATCGTTGCTTCTTTGGCCACCCTGGATCTACGCGTGGCCGTACATCGAGGGTACAAGGACCGTGCCAAAGAAAGCGTGCTACATCCAGTTCATCGAGACGAACCACTACATCACCTTCGGCACGGCCATTGCCGCGTTTTATGTTCCTGTCATGATAATGATAATCCTGTACTGGCGGATCTGGAAGGAGACGAAGAAGCGGCAGAAGGATCTGCCGAATTTGCAGGCCGGCAAGCAAGATGCGAGCAAGCGCAGCAACTCGAGGTG TGACGAACCTTTAGATATGGAGGATAGTAAAAGACAGCGAAGCGAGTCGAGTACCGGCGAAGACGTCTCGCACGCTACGCACATCGCCGTTTCTTACATTGATAAGCACTATCCGCAATATAAAAGC CATAGGCCATTCTCCTGGACTTGGCTGAAGATGTGGTGCATCGCGTGGTGGCACAGCGGGCGAGAagacgaggacgacgacgaggatGTCGCGGGACCGGAGAGCAGCCGCACCGGGATCGACCCCGACACGCTGACGCCGATATCGGCCGAGACGCCGCTTCCTAGCACAGTATCGCAATGTCCCTCCCTCAGCGCGATACAGGCCACGGGAATCGCCCTGGACAAGGCCGCGGCCCAACACGAGTACAAAAGGCCGATGCGGCCGTCCGATCTTAAGACTATCTCCAGCGATTCC GTTTATACGATTCTGATCAAATTGCCGAGCAACGGCGGCAAGTTCAGCGAGGGGCCGAGCATAAAGATGATCCATGACGAATCTATGTCGATCCAGCTGCACAGTATGATGGAGGACAGCGAGGAcgatggtggtggtggtggtggtagtGGTAGTGGCAGTGGTGGCCTCACCGTCACCGGCGGTCTCACCGTCGCTGGTGCCGGCAAGGTTTTCCGTCTCGGCGGTGGACCGAGCCCGTCGACGGCGGTGATGAGGAGGCCGTCGCAGATGCCGGACATCAGGATACCGTTAAACGCGAAAAACATACCGAAGACATTGACAACCGGCAAGGGTATACTGAGCAAGCAACCGaacaagaagaagaagaagctgCAGGAGAAGAAGGCCGATCGTAAGGCCGCGAAAACGCTGTCGGCGATTCTGCTCGCGTTCATCATCACATGGACCCCGTACAACATCCTGGTACTCCTCAAGTCCATCACCCAATGCGCGTGGTACATACCGCAGGAGCTGTGGGACATTTGTTATTACCTTTGCTACATCAACAGTACTGTGAATCCGATGTGCTACGCGCTGTGTAACGCGGCCTTCCGCAGAACCTACGTGAGGATTCTCAAGTGTAAGTGGCACAGCAGGAACCGCGGCACCGCGGTCGATCGGGGATGA
- the Machr-a gene encoding muscarinic acetylcholine receptor DM1 isoform X2, with product MNVTPLVEILGNDSYNNASNNASNNGLDCGGEPHQYAIWERVMIVVIAVLLSLTTVVGNIMVMISFKIDKQLQTISNYFLFSLAVADFAIGLISMPLFTLYTVLGYWPLGPHVCDTWLALDYLASNASVLNLLIISFDRYFSVTRPLTYRAKRTTVKAAFMIGSAWGISLLLWPPWIYAWPYIEGTRTVPKKACYIQFIETNHYITFGTAIAAFYVPVMIMIILYWRIWKETKKRQKDLPNLQAGKQDASKRSNSSDEPLDMEDSKRQRSESSTGEDVSHATHIAVSYIDKHYPQYKSHRPFSWTWLKMWCIAWWHSGREDEDDDEDVAGPESSRTGIDPDTLTPISAETPLPSTVSQCPSLSAIQATGIALDKAAAQHEYKRPMRPSDLKTISSDSVYTILIKLPSNGGKFSEGPSIKMIHDESMSIQLHSMMEDSEDDGGGGGGSGSGSGGLTVTGGLTVAGAGKVFRLGGGPSPSTAVMRRPSQMPDIRIPLNAKNIPKTLTTGKGILSKQPNKKKKKLQEKKADRKAAKTLSAILLAFIITWTPYNILVLLKSITQCAWYIPQELWDICYYLCYINSTVNPMCYALCNAAFRRTYVRILKCKWHSRNRGTAVDRG from the exons ATGAACGTTACTCCGCTGGTGGAGATACTCGGCAATGACAGCTACAACAACGCGAGCAACAACGCGAGCAACAACGGTCTCGACTGCGGCGGTGAACCTCACCAATACGCGATATGGGAGCGTGTGATGATAGTGGTGATCGCCGTCCTCCTCAGTCTCACCACGGTCGTCGGCAACATAATGGTCATGATATCGTTCAAGATCGACAAACAGCTGCAGACCATCTCCAACTACTTCCTCTTCAGCCTGGCGGTGGCCGACTTTGCGATCGGCCTAATCTCCATGCCCCTCTTCACGCTGTACACGGTGCTCGGTTACTGGCCGCTCGGGCCCCACGTGTGCGACACGTGGCTTGCTCTCGATTATCTCGCGAGCAACGCGTCGGTCCTTAATCTGCTCATCATCAGCTTCGACAGATACTTCTCCGTCACTCGCCCGCTCACCTATCGGGCCAAGAGAACGACTGTCAAAGCCGCTTTCATGATCG GATCCGCCTGGGGTATATCGTTGCTTCTTTGGCCACCCTGGATCTACGCGTGGCCGTACATCGAGGGTACAAGGACCGTGCCAAAGAAAGCGTGCTACATCCAGTTCATCGAGACGAACCACTACATCACCTTCGGCACGGCCATTGCCGCGTTTTATGTTCCTGTCATGATAATGATAATCCTGTACTGGCGGATCTGGAAGGAGACGAAGAAGCGGCAGAAGGATCTGCCGAATTTGCAGGCCGGCAAGCAAGATGCGAGCAAGCGCAGCAACTCGAG TGACGAACCTTTAGATATGGAGGATAGTAAAAGACAGCGAAGCGAGTCGAGTACCGGCGAAGACGTCTCGCACGCTACGCACATCGCCGTTTCTTACATTGATAAGCACTATCCGCAATATAAAAGC CATAGGCCATTCTCCTGGACTTGGCTGAAGATGTGGTGCATCGCGTGGTGGCACAGCGGGCGAGAagacgaggacgacgacgaggatGTCGCGGGACCGGAGAGCAGCCGCACCGGGATCGACCCCGACACGCTGACGCCGATATCGGCCGAGACGCCGCTTCCTAGCACAGTATCGCAATGTCCCTCCCTCAGCGCGATACAGGCCACGGGAATCGCCCTGGACAAGGCCGCGGCCCAACACGAGTACAAAAGGCCGATGCGGCCGTCCGATCTTAAGACTATCTCCAGCGATTCC GTTTATACGATTCTGATCAAATTGCCGAGCAACGGCGGCAAGTTCAGCGAGGGGCCGAGCATAAAGATGATCCATGACGAATCTATGTCGATCCAGCTGCACAGTATGATGGAGGACAGCGAGGAcgatggtggtggtggtggtggtagtGGTAGTGGCAGTGGTGGCCTCACCGTCACCGGCGGTCTCACCGTCGCTGGTGCCGGCAAGGTTTTCCGTCTCGGCGGTGGACCGAGCCCGTCGACGGCGGTGATGAGGAGGCCGTCGCAGATGCCGGACATCAGGATACCGTTAAACGCGAAAAACATACCGAAGACATTGACAACCGGCAAGGGTATACTGAGCAAGCAACCGaacaagaagaagaagaagctgCAGGAGAAGAAGGCCGATCGTAAGGCCGCGAAAACGCTGTCGGCGATTCTGCTCGCGTTCATCATCACATGGACCCCGTACAACATCCTGGTACTCCTCAAGTCCATCACCCAATGCGCGTGGTACATACCGCAGGAGCTGTGGGACATTTGTTATTACCTTTGCTACATCAACAGTACTGTGAATCCGATGTGCTACGCGCTGTGTAACGCGGCCTTCCGCAGAACCTACGTGAGGATTCTCAAGTGTAAGTGGCACAGCAGGAACCGCGGCACCGCGGTCGATCGGGGATGA